One Streptomyces sp. NBC_01237 genomic region harbors:
- a CDS encoding endonuclease/exonuclease/phosphatase family protein produces the protein MTRPPAVGSPSEEGEKRAEREGTAGAPATATDTATIPATDAASVPATAPATGTTPVRRGRRRAVFLLAVVIAWTLFIAARTAFSGRWWLWNGLGLAPPLAHLLIPLALLIPAALVARRRRVTLGLVLVSLLLGSWQSGLHPGALLHGRDEVPADALRVVSWNTFFWDQDSDPDDFYAYLKSRPADVYLLQEYQNARDGEPVPIDRLARVEAEFPGYHVATAGEFLTLSRYPLTAVTALRPDGLAAPDTAWADYWNIRALRTDLRVGGRTVSLYNTHLPDLLNVDRNPLTPSYHRSVRQLSERRERHFGELRADLDANENPVVLAGDINVLPGTGDLRWFRGLRDAADDGDSLYPATFPVRGPALWRLDWAFVSPGIDVHRHVLDDPPADLSTHRLIDLRLSLPDTDTDTHTAPAPTPDSDKDRS, from the coding sequence ATGACCCGGCCACCCGCGGTCGGCTCCCCGAGCGAGGAGGGGGAGAAGCGAGCGGAACGGGAGGGGACGGCAGGCGCCCCGGCCACCGCCACCGACACCGCCACCATCCCGGCCACCGACGCTGCCTCCGTCCCCGCCACCGCCCCGGCCACCGGCACCACCCCCGTACGCCGGGGCCGGCGCCGGGCTGTGTTCCTGCTCGCCGTCGTCATCGCCTGGACCCTGTTCATCGCCGCCCGTACGGCGTTCAGCGGCCGGTGGTGGCTGTGGAACGGACTCGGACTCGCCCCGCCCCTGGCCCACCTGCTGATCCCGCTCGCCCTGCTGATCCCGGCCGCGCTGGTCGCCCGCCGCCGACGCGTCACCCTCGGTCTCGTCCTGGTCTCCCTGCTCCTCGGGTCGTGGCAGTCCGGCCTCCACCCGGGGGCGCTGCTGCACGGCAGGGACGAGGTGCCCGCCGACGCCCTGCGGGTGGTCAGCTGGAACACCTTCTTCTGGGACCAGGACAGCGACCCGGACGACTTCTACGCCTATCTCAAGTCCCGCCCCGCCGACGTGTATCTCCTCCAGGAGTACCAGAACGCCCGCGACGGGGAACCCGTCCCCATCGACCGGCTCGCCAGGGTCGAGGCCGAGTTCCCCGGCTATCACGTGGCCACCGCGGGGGAGTTCCTGACCCTCTCGCGCTACCCGCTCACCGCCGTGACCGCGCTGCGGCCCGACGGCCTCGCGGCGCCCGACACGGCGTGGGCCGACTACTGGAACATCAGGGCGCTGCGCACGGACCTCAGGGTCGGCGGCCGGACCGTCTCCCTCTACAACACGCATCTGCCCGATCTGCTGAATGTGGACCGCAACCCGTTGACCCCCTCGTACCACCGGTCCGTCCGGCAGCTGTCCGAGCGGCGGGAGCGGCACTTCGGCGAACTGCGCGCGGACCTGGACGCCAACGAGAACCCGGTGGTGCTCGCGGGTGACATCAACGTGCTGCCCGGGACCGGGGACCTGCGCTGGTTCCGGGGGCTGCGGGACGCGGCGGACGACGGGGACTCGCTGTACCCGGCGACGTTCCCGGTGCGCGGCCCCGCGCTGTGGCGGCTCGACTGGGCCTTCGTCTCGCCGGGGATCGACGTACACCGCCATGTTCTGGACGACCCGCCCGCGGACCTGTCCACCCACCGGCTGATCGACCTCCGCCTCTCCCTCCCCGATACCGACACCGACACCCACACCGCCCCCGCCCCCACCCCCGACTCCGACAAGGACCGGTCATGA
- a CDS encoding glycosyltransferase family 4 protein produces MTRRAARSPRFDLTIVLTYYLPYTSGLTEVARTVAEGLAARGRRVAVVAARHDTEHPTRETVRGVEVFRAPVAARIGRGVLSPGFAPLAGRIARASRVVNIHLPMLEAGLVARLAGGTPVVSTHHDDVWLPPGRLAALQVPVVDASVGAALRRSAAVVVNNVDHAEHSRHWPLMRDRRILAIAPPCRERATAPATFRESAGPHFGFLGRIAPEKGLHHLVDAFRTITDPEARLLIAGDYSKVAGGSVVGALRARAGDDTRIRFTGFLADSRVPEFYASLDAFALPSVAEESFGISQAEAMMLGVPSVACDAPGMRVPVSETGFGRLVPPKDPHALAEALLDVAAYSPERRAEGGRATRARYGTDSCLDAYDALFQEVGAERRATV; encoded by the coding sequence ATGACCAGGCGCGCCGCACGGTCGCCCCGCTTCGACCTGACGATCGTCCTCACCTACTACCTGCCCTACACCAGCGGGCTCACCGAAGTGGCCCGTACCGTCGCCGAGGGACTGGCCGCCAGGGGCCGCCGGGTCGCCGTCGTGGCGGCCCGGCACGACACGGAGCATCCGACGCGCGAGACGGTCCGGGGCGTCGAGGTGTTCCGCGCCCCGGTGGCCGCCCGGATCGGCCGGGGCGTGCTCAGCCCCGGTTTCGCCCCGCTCGCCGGGCGGATCGCCCGCGCCTCCCGGGTGGTCAACATCCATCTGCCCATGCTGGAAGCGGGGCTGGTGGCCCGGCTCGCGGGCGGCACCCCGGTGGTGAGCACCCACCACGACGACGTATGGCTGCCGCCGGGCCGTCTCGCCGCGCTCCAGGTCCCCGTGGTGGACGCCTCGGTGGGGGCCGCGCTCCGCCGCTCCGCCGCCGTCGTCGTCAACAACGTGGACCACGCGGAGCACTCGCGCCACTGGCCGCTGATGCGTGACCGCCGGATCCTGGCCATCGCCCCGCCCTGCCGGGAGCGCGCGACGGCGCCCGCCACCTTCCGCGAGAGCGCCGGACCGCACTTCGGCTTCCTCGGAAGGATCGCCCCGGAGAAGGGCCTGCACCACCTGGTGGACGCGTTCCGCACCATCACCGACCCCGAGGCACGGCTCCTGATCGCCGGTGACTACTCCAAGGTGGCGGGCGGCAGCGTCGTCGGCGCACTGCGCGCACGGGCCGGGGACGACACCCGTATCCGGTTCACCGGATTCCTCGCCGACTCGCGGGTCCCGGAGTTCTACGCCTCCCTCGACGCCTTCGCCCTGCCCTCCGTGGCCGAGGAGTCGTTCGGCATCTCCCAGGCCGAGGCGATGATGCTCGGTGTCCCCTCGGTCGCCTGCGACGCCCCCGGAATGCGGGTCCCGGTCTCCGAGACGGGCTTCGGGCGCCTCGTCCCGCCGAAGGACCCGCACGCCCTGGCCGAGGCACTCCTCGACGTGGCGGCGTACTCGCCCGAGCGCCGGGCCGAGGGCGGGCGCGCCACCCGCGCCCGGTACGGCACGGACAGCTGCCTCGACGCGTACGACGCGCTGTTCCAGGAGGTCGGCGCGGAGCGGAGGGCCACCGTATGA
- a CDS encoding endonuclease/exonuclease/phosphatase family protein, which translates to MTADTVLWAAGAWAVFLGAHLVFNGRWWLWLLPSLIPPPVFVAVPAVLLLLTAGVAGTEGTAGPVLAAAVLAAGALLLGAGQSGLVPRALLRRAVPPVRRPVPPVPPANGTVRVVSWNTQHWCQSTDPDPFYAFLRALEADVYLLQEYHHDVFDGSYRLIDDEARLRADFPEHEIVIARGLVTMSRLPVAATVETAARRTLRVDLTMPGGGTRDRLLSTFNVHIPVQLRLISPLRAEFYRAVRERAGDRAREFGGLARDVAGCPHPALIAGDFNTTPAVGDARRIARLGADAVQLAGRFCPTSWQVRPGMRWWRLDWVLTTPGARVHHYRFRDPRGLSDHSVQEVSVSLDDLRHRTPDDIRHHHEGTDDALPLSGKHRPAGQ; encoded by the coding sequence ATGACCGCGGACACGGTGCTGTGGGCCGCCGGGGCTTGGGCCGTGTTCCTCGGCGCGCACCTGGTGTTCAACGGCCGGTGGTGGCTGTGGCTGCTGCCCTCGCTGATCCCGCCGCCCGTGTTCGTGGCCGTGCCCGCCGTGCTGCTGCTCCTCACGGCGGGAGTGGCGGGTACCGAGGGGACGGCGGGCCCGGTGCTCGCGGCGGCGGTGCTCGCCGCGGGCGCCCTGCTCCTGGGCGCCGGCCAGTCCGGGCTGGTGCCCCGGGCGCTGCTGCGCCGGGCGGTGCCACCCGTCCGGCGCCCGGTCCCGCCGGTGCCACCGGCGAACGGCACCGTACGGGTCGTGTCCTGGAACACCCAGCACTGGTGCCAGTCCACCGATCCGGACCCGTTCTACGCCTTTCTGCGCGCCCTGGAGGCCGATGTCTATCTGCTCCAGGAGTACCACCACGACGTGTTCGACGGCAGCTACCGGCTGATCGACGACGAGGCACGGCTGCGGGCGGACTTCCCGGAGCACGAGATCGTCATCGCCAGGGGCCTGGTCACCATGTCGCGGCTGCCGGTCGCCGCGACGGTGGAGACCGCCGCCCGCCGGACCCTCCGGGTCGACCTCACGATGCCCGGCGGCGGTACGCGGGACCGGCTGCTCTCCACCTTCAATGTGCACATCCCCGTCCAGCTGCGGCTGATCAGCCCGCTGCGCGCGGAGTTCTACCGCGCGGTCCGCGAGCGGGCCGGGGACCGGGCACGGGAATTCGGGGGGCTCGCCCGCGATGTCGCGGGCTGCCCCCATCCGGCGCTGATCGCGGGGGACTTCAACACCACCCCGGCGGTCGGGGACGCCCGGCGTATCGCACGCCTGGGAGCCGACGCCGTACAGCTGGCCGGAAGGTTCTGCCCCACCTCCTGGCAGGTCCGCCCCGGCATGCGCTGGTGGCGGCTGGACTGGGTGCTCACCACGCCCGGCGCCCGGGTGCACCACTACCGCTTCCGCGACCCGCGCGGCCTGTCCGACCACAGCGTTCAAGAGGTGTCCGTCTCCCTCGACGACCTCCGTCACCGGACACCGGACGACATCCGACACCACCACGAAGGAACCGACGATGCGCTACCGCTATCTGGGAAGCACCGGCCTGCGGGTCAGTGA
- a CDS encoding aldo/keto reductase — protein MRYRYLGSTGLRVSELCLGAMTFGREADETTSHAMLDRFTEAGGTFVDTADIYSAGASEEILGRWLKHRRREDIVVATKVRYGTGEGPNDRGLGRNHLIAGVEASLRRLGTDHIDLYQVHAWDPGTPLEETLATLDSLVTSGKVRYIGASNFSGWQLQKALDLSRLHGWEPFTSLQPLYNLLDRSAEWELIEVSRNEGLGVIPWSPLRGGWLSGAIRRGATAPPSGTRVETAERLGWGESWSAYQDERTWRVLDALHGVAERTGLAVAQVAIAWLLGRPGVTAPIVGARTLEQLESNLGAAGLDLEAADAARLTEASEQALPYPYSVIETDPERR, from the coding sequence ATGCGCTACCGCTATCTGGGAAGCACCGGCCTGCGGGTCAGTGAACTGTGCCTGGGCGCCATGACGTTCGGCAGAGAGGCCGACGAGACCACCTCGCACGCGATGCTGGACCGCTTCACCGAGGCGGGCGGCACCTTCGTGGACACCGCCGACATCTACTCGGCCGGTGCCTCGGAGGAGATCCTCGGCCGCTGGCTCAAGCACCGGCGCCGCGAGGACATCGTGGTCGCCACCAAGGTGCGGTACGGCACCGGGGAGGGCCCCAACGACCGGGGTCTGGGGCGCAACCACCTCATCGCCGGGGTGGAGGCCAGCCTGCGGCGGCTGGGGACCGACCACATCGACCTGTACCAGGTCCACGCCTGGGACCCCGGAACCCCGCTGGAGGAGACCCTCGCCACGCTGGACTCCCTGGTCACCTCCGGCAAGGTGCGCTACATCGGGGCCAGCAACTTCTCCGGCTGGCAGCTCCAGAAGGCCCTGGACCTCTCCCGGCTGCACGGCTGGGAGCCCTTCACCAGCCTCCAGCCGCTCTACAACCTGCTGGACCGGTCCGCCGAATGGGAGCTGATCGAGGTCAGCCGCAACGAGGGGCTCGGGGTCATTCCCTGGAGCCCGCTGCGCGGCGGCTGGCTGAGCGGCGCCATCCGGCGCGGTGCGACGGCGCCGCCGAGCGGCACCCGGGTGGAGACCGCCGAGCGGCTGGGCTGGGGCGAGTCATGGAGCGCCTACCAGGACGAACGCACCTGGCGGGTGCTGGACGCGCTGCACGGGGTGGCGGAACGCACCGGTCTGGCGGTGGCCCAGGTGGCCATCGCCTGGCTGCTCGGCAGGCCGGGGGTGACGGCGCCGATCGTGGGGGCGCGCACGCTGGAGCAGTTGGAGAGCAACCTGGGGGCCGCCGGTCTCGACCTGGAGGCGGCCGACGCGGCGCGGCTCACCGAGGCGAGTGAGCAGGCGCTGCCGTATCCGTACAGCGTGATCGAGACGGACCCGGAACGGCGCTGA
- a CDS encoding GntR family transcriptional regulator: protein MGADGGSSGNETGAGTRTARVPKYYRLKRHLLDMTDTLPPGTPVPPERTLAAEFDTSRTTVRQALQELVVEGRLERIQGKGTFVAKPKVSQALQLTSYTEDMRAQGLEPTSQLLDIGYVTADDTLAGLLDITAGGRVLRIERLRLASGEPMAIETTHLSAKRFPALRRSLVKYTSLYTALAEVYDVRLAEAEETIETSLATPREAGLLGTDVGLPMLMLSRHSIDGQGEPVEWVRSVYRGDRYKFVARLKRPTD, encoded by the coding sequence ATGGGCGCCGACGGGGGCAGTTCGGGGAACGAGACCGGTGCAGGAACGCGCACAGCGCGCGTACCGAAGTACTACCGGCTCAAGCGGCATCTCCTCGACATGACCGACACCCTGCCACCGGGTACACCAGTGCCGCCCGAACGCACCCTGGCCGCCGAGTTCGACACCTCGCGCACCACCGTGCGCCAGGCTCTCCAGGAGCTGGTGGTCGAGGGCCGGCTGGAGCGCATTCAGGGCAAAGGCACCTTCGTCGCCAAGCCGAAGGTCTCCCAGGCGCTCCAACTGACCTCGTACACCGAGGACATGCGTGCCCAAGGACTGGAGCCGACGTCTCAGTTGCTGGACATCGGCTATGTCACGGCCGACGACACGCTCGCCGGTCTGCTGGACATCACGGCGGGCGGACGGGTGCTGCGGATCGAGCGTCTGCGGCTCGCCAGCGGCGAGCCGATGGCGATCGAGACCACACACCTTTCGGCCAAACGTTTCCCGGCGCTGCGCCGTTCGCTGGTGAAGTACACCTCGCTCTACACCGCGCTCGCCGAGGTGTACGACGTCCGGCTGGCCGAGGCCGAGGAGACCATCGAGACCTCACTGGCCACACCGCGCGAGGCGGGTCTGCTCGGCACGGACGTGGGTCTTCCGATGCTGATGCTCTCCCGTCACTCGATCGACGGGCAGGGCGAACCGGTGGAGTGGGTGCGCTCGGTGTACCGCGGCGACCGGTACAAGTTCGTCGCCAGGCTGAAGCGGCCCACGGACTGA
- a CDS encoding sugar ABC transporter substrate-binding protein has protein sequence MKRKLIAAIGVAGMLVSIAACGSDDKASSQDPKDRKENLTVWLMGDAQSTWPELVKDVNAQFKKKYPGVTVKVQYQQWADKVKKLDTSLGGDKFPDVVELGNTETMQYILNGALAEIDPKKYENSDTWIKGLKDTCSFEGKSYCVPYYASARLAVYNKDMLKAATGSDALPQTEDEFLKAMDKVSAELAKKDKRASSLYYPGRYWYAAMSYVAATGGQIAKYDEGSKEWKATLSTPEAQRGITHYIDLIKKYNKADQTKDEQDHANVMANEKAAVIYGQAWEAGSVTTGENGNPKLEGKIATAGMPGPDGKALPSFIGGSDLAVISKSKVQDLGEEWISLFTNAKSMDVLASKNILPNNEKQLEPLKAKPETAAIANAVPDAWFTPIAPGWASVEKEEILENLLLEILKGKSVADATKKADGEINALINKKA, from the coding sequence GTGAAGCGCAAGCTCATCGCGGCGATCGGCGTCGCGGGCATGTTGGTTTCGATTGCGGCATGCGGTTCCGACGACAAAGCATCGTCGCAGGACCCGAAGGACCGCAAGGAGAACCTGACGGTCTGGCTGATGGGCGACGCCCAGTCGACCTGGCCGGAACTCGTCAAGGACGTCAACGCCCAGTTCAAGAAGAAGTACCCCGGCGTCACCGTCAAGGTTCAGTATCAGCAGTGGGCCGACAAGGTCAAGAAGCTTGACACCTCCCTCGGTGGCGACAAGTTCCCGGATGTCGTCGAGCTCGGCAACACCGAGACGATGCAGTACATCCTCAACGGTGCGCTCGCGGAGATCGACCCCAAGAAGTACGAGAACTCGGACACCTGGATCAAGGGTCTGAAGGACACGTGTTCCTTCGAGGGCAAGAGCTACTGCGTCCCCTATTACGCCAGTGCCCGCCTCGCCGTCTACAACAAGGACATGCTGAAGGCCGCCACCGGCAGCGACGCCCTTCCGCAGACCGAGGACGAGTTCCTCAAGGCCATGGACAAGGTCTCGGCCGAGCTGGCCAAGAAGGACAAGCGCGCCTCGTCCCTCTACTACCCGGGCCGTTACTGGTACGCCGCCATGTCCTACGTCGCGGCCACCGGTGGGCAGATCGCCAAGTACGACGAGGGCTCCAAGGAGTGGAAGGCCACTCTCTCCACGCCCGAGGCGCAGCGCGGCATCACCCACTACATCGACCTGATCAAGAAGTACAACAAGGCCGACCAGACGAAGGACGAGCAGGACCACGCCAACGTCATGGCCAACGAGAAGGCCGCGGTCATCTATGGCCAGGCCTGGGAGGCCGGCAGCGTCACCACGGGCGAGAACGGCAACCCGAAGCTCGAGGGCAAGATCGCCACGGCCGGTATGCCCGGCCCGGACGGCAAGGCGCTCCCGTCCTTCATCGGCGGCTCGGACCTGGCGGTCATCTCCAAGTCCAAGGTCCAGGACCTCGGCGAGGAGTGGATCTCCCTCTTCACCAACGCGAAGTCCATGGACGTCCTCGCGTCGAAGAACATCCTCCCCAACAACGAGAAGCAGCTTGAGCCGCTGAAGGCCAAGCCGGAGACGGCCGCCATCGCCAACGCGGTGCCGGACGCCTGGTTCACGCCGATCGCCCCGGGCTGGGCCTCGGTCGAGAAGGAGGAGATCCTGGAGAACCTGCTCCTGGAGATCCTCAAGGGCAAGTCCGTCGCCGACGCCACCAAGAAGGCCGACGGCGAGATCAACGCTCTGATCAACAAGAAGGCCTGA
- a CDS encoding carbohydrate ABC transporter permease, with protein sequence MTAADTKAAGPPVSPTRDPQVTGPRLSDEDGTGPRVQKRKRKKGALLPYFLILPAIVAIAAVYLYPLGKTVIMSFQDMGRRELWSGEPAPWVGLEQFTNILGDSEFWWVTFRTVVFMAVCVTLTMAIGLLVSLLMRRLSTWVRLVLTFCLIAAWSMPLMVAASIFRFMADSDYGLINTMIAKVAGEDFLGHNWYLDPLQGFTIIAILVVWGAIPFVVVTLYAALTQVPKELEEAASLDGASSYGVYKYVTWPVIKPVFTMVATLSVIWDFNVFGQIWLLRGNKPEPEYETLGLYSYSKAFESTSFSQGTAIALITVLLLSGVAVYYLRQLMKTGEVE encoded by the coding sequence GTGACTGCCGCCGACACCAAGGCCGCCGGGCCACCGGTCTCCCCAACACGTGATCCCCAAGTGACCGGGCCCCGGCTGTCCGACGAGGACGGCACCGGGCCCCGTGTACAGAAGAGGAAGCGGAAGAAGGGTGCACTCCTCCCCTACTTCCTGATCCTCCCGGCGATCGTGGCGATCGCCGCCGTCTACCTCTACCCACTCGGCAAGACCGTCATCATGTCCTTCCAGGACATGGGCCGTCGGGAACTGTGGTCCGGCGAACCCGCTCCGTGGGTCGGCCTGGAACAGTTCACCAACATCCTCGGCGACTCCGAGTTCTGGTGGGTCACCTTCCGCACCGTGGTCTTCATGGCCGTCTGTGTGACGCTGACGATGGCCATCGGCCTCCTGGTGTCCCTCCTGATGCGCCGGCTGTCGACCTGGGTCAGGCTCGTGCTGACCTTCTGCCTGATCGCCGCCTGGTCCATGCCGCTGATGGTCGCGGCCTCGATCTTCCGCTTCATGGCCGACTCCGACTACGGCCTGATCAACACCATGATCGCCAAGGTCGCCGGCGAGGACTTCCTCGGCCACAACTGGTACCTGGACCCGCTTCAGGGCTTCACGATCATCGCCATCCTGGTCGTGTGGGGCGCCATTCCGTTCGTCGTCGTCACCCTGTACGCCGCCCTCACCCAGGTCCCCAAGGAACTGGAAGAGGCCGCCTCGCTCGACGGCGCCAGCAGTTACGGCGTCTACAAGTACGTCACCTGGCCGGTCATCAAGCCGGTCTTCACCATGGTGGCCACGCTCTCCGTGATCTGGGACTTCAACGTCTTCGGCCAGATCTGGCTGCTGCGCGGAAACAAGCCCGAGCCGGAGTACGAGACCCTCGGCCTCTACTCCTACTCCAAGGCGTTCGAGTCCACCTCCTTCAGCCAGGGCACCGCGATCGCCCTGATCACGGTGCTGCTGCTGTCCGGCGTGGCCGTGTACTACCTGCGCCAGCTCATGAAGACGGGAGAGGTCGAATGA
- a CDS encoding carbohydrate ABC transporter permease, translated as MSTTTDTQTLRPDRKKSRLGFDVIGLGISLVMVFPVYWLVVSALRPNREIRSYDQTLWPSSITFDNFVRATEQPNFGTAIQSSLIVSITAVVGGMIIATLAALAIGRFRFFGRKALVLIMILVQMLPPTAMLIPIYAQLNAMGGIDEYWGLIVVYLVSTLPFATIMIRGFVVNIPVELEESAMVDGCTRFGAFRRVIFPLLAPGLAAASIFALVNAWNEYLFAYILINDNSKYTLNVWLMTFTTERGTDYGALMAASTMIALPVVVFFMFIQRKMAAGLTSGAVKG; from the coding sequence ATGAGCACCACGACCGACACACAGACACTTCGCCCGGACCGCAAGAAGAGCCGGCTCGGCTTCGACGTCATCGGCCTGGGCATTTCCCTGGTCATGGTCTTCCCGGTCTACTGGCTGGTCGTCAGCGCCCTGCGGCCCAACCGCGAGATCCGCTCCTACGACCAGACGCTGTGGCCCTCGTCGATCACCTTCGACAACTTCGTACGGGCCACCGAGCAGCCGAACTTCGGCACCGCGATCCAGTCGAGCCTCATCGTCTCGATCACCGCCGTGGTCGGCGGAATGATCATCGCGACCCTGGCGGCGCTGGCCATCGGCCGCTTCCGCTTCTTCGGCCGCAAGGCCCTGGTCCTGATCATGATCCTGGTCCAGATGCTGCCGCCGACCGCGATGCTCATCCCGATCTACGCCCAGCTCAACGCCATGGGCGGCATCGACGAGTACTGGGGCCTGATCGTCGTCTACCTGGTCTCCACGCTGCCCTTCGCGACCATCATGATCCGCGGCTTCGTCGTGAACATCCCGGTGGAGCTGGAGGAGTCCGCGATGGTGGACGGCTGCACCCGCTTCGGTGCCTTCCGCCGTGTGATCTTCCCGCTGCTCGCGCCCGGCCTCGCCGCCGCGTCGATCTTCGCCCTGGTCAACGCGTGGAACGAGTACCTCTTCGCGTACATCCTGATCAACGACAACTCCAAGTACACGCTGAACGTCTGGCTGATGACGTTCACGACCGAGCGCGGGACGGACTACGGCGCGCTGATGGCGGCGTCGACCATGATCGCCCTGCCGGTCGTCGTGTTCTTCATGTTCATCCAGCGGAAGATGGCCGCTGGCCTCACTTCCGGCGCCGTGAAGGGATAG
- a CDS encoding glycoside hydrolase family 3 protein: MTTLVSTTDTLTRDALAVLQPGFTGTTAPDWVLRRVGEGLAAVALFGRNIQTPEQVAALTAQLRAEREDVLVAIDEEGGDVTRLEVRQGSSFPGNLALGAVDDVHLTRAVAQELGRRLAECGVNLNWAPSADANSDPGNPVIGVRSFGADPRLVARHTAAYIEGLQAAGVAACTKHFPGHGDTAVDSHHAMPRIDVDLQTLHARELVPFRAAIAAGSKSVMTAHILLAALDAERPATVSPQILTGLLREELGYDGLIVTDAVEMQAIASTYGIARGSVLAIAAGADALCVGGGLEDEPTVLLLRDALVDAVRSGELAEERLADAAARVRALASWTQSARGAVTEPGAATQEGIAPGTGVSSDIGLVAARRAVQVTGTGERLTGPAYVAEFNPAPNIAVGNETPWGLAADLRRLRPGTENGTYGSDSVTAAADVLSAAGERRIVAVVRDAHRHDWMAAALDALVAARPDTIVVEMGLPQSEPRGSLYVATHGASRVCGQAAAEAVTA, encoded by the coding sequence ATGACCACCCTCGTTTCCACTACGGACACCCTGACGCGGGACGCGCTCGCCGTCCTGCAGCCCGGGTTCACCGGCACCACCGCCCCGGACTGGGTCCTGCGCCGGGTCGGCGAAGGGCTCGCCGCCGTCGCCCTGTTCGGCCGCAACATCCAGACGCCCGAGCAGGTCGCCGCGCTCACCGCGCAGCTGCGGGCCGAGCGCGAGGACGTCCTCGTCGCGATCGACGAGGAAGGCGGTGACGTCACCCGGCTGGAGGTCCGGCAGGGTTCCTCGTTCCCCGGCAACCTCGCCCTCGGCGCGGTCGACGACGTGCACCTGACCCGCGCCGTCGCCCAGGAGCTGGGCCGCCGGCTCGCCGAGTGCGGCGTCAACCTGAACTGGGCGCCGTCCGCCGACGCCAACTCCGACCCGGGCAACCCGGTCATCGGCGTCCGGTCCTTCGGGGCCGACCCCCGCCTCGTCGCCCGGCACACGGCCGCGTACATCGAGGGCCTCCAGGCCGCCGGTGTCGCCGCCTGCACCAAGCACTTCCCCGGGCACGGCGACACCGCGGTCGACTCGCACCACGCGATGCCCCGCATCGACGTGGACCTCCAGACCCTGCACGCCCGTGAGCTGGTGCCCTTCCGGGCGGCCATCGCGGCGGGGTCCAAGTCCGTGATGACCGCGCACATCCTGCTCGCCGCCCTCGACGCCGAGCGTCCCGCGACGGTGAGCCCGCAGATCCTCACCGGTCTGCTGCGCGAGGAGCTGGGATACGACGGCCTGATCGTCACCGACGCCGTGGAGATGCAGGCCATCGCCTCGACCTACGGCATCGCCCGCGGCTCCGTCCTCGCGATCGCCGCGGGCGCCGACGCCCTGTGCGTCGGCGGCGGGCTGGAGGACGAGCCCACGGTCCTGCTGCTGCGCGACGCGCTGGTCGACGCGGTACGCAGCGGCGAACTGGCCGAGGAGCGGCTCGCCGACGCGGCCGCGCGTGTACGTGCCCTCGCGTCCTGGACGCAGAGCGCGCGGGGGGCTGTCACGGAGCCGGGCGCGGCAACGCAGGAGGGGATCGCGCCCGGCACCGGTGTCAGCTCCGACATCGGTCTGGTGGCGGCCCGCCGCGCCGTCCAGGTGACCGGCACGGGCGAGCGGCTGACCGGGCCGGCCTATGTGGCCGAGTTCAACCCGGCGCCCAACATCGCGGTCGGCAACGAGACGCCGTGGGGCCTCGCCGCCGACCTGCGCAGGCTGCGGCCCGGTACCGAGAACGGCACCTACGGCAGCGACAGCGTGACGGCGGCGGCCGATGTGCTGAGCGCCGCGGGGGAGCGGCGCATCGTGGCCGTCGTCCGCGACGCCCACCGGCACGACTGGATGGCCGCGGCGCTCGACGCGCTGGTGGCGGCCCGCCCCGACACGATCGTGGTCGAGATGGGCCTGCCGCAGTCGGAGCCGCGGGGATCGCTGTACGTGGCCACCCACGGTGCGTCGCGGGTCTGCGGCCAGGCGGCGGCGGAGGCCGTCACGGCCTGA